One uncultured Hyphomonas sp. genomic region harbors:
- a CDS encoding efflux RND transporter periplasmic adaptor subunit, translating to MAVTRTLFLSAAFAALSLPVSAQVMTVEESVVMDYRPAVARIEAADSATARSRLQGVISRLSIDEGDVVDAGELVAVVTDATIAPSISALASRIQGLQAQIRQAEEDLTRNEALFEQGFFPKARLDEQRTNLDVLKRNLSSSQSERNALSARQAEGRILAPANAKVTSVNVVEGSVVSPGEIIASFATVNGVVRLSLPERHAAQIKEGETFALRLPTRGDDVRTATIVKIYPELRNGELIADATVPGGLDALVGERVDVLAPVGERRAILVPKDYVSTRYGVDFVRVQVGDRFVDAPIALAAPLADTEGKYEVLTGLKPGDKIEKPE from the coding sequence ATGGCCGTTACTAGAACGCTCTTTCTCAGTGCGGCCTTTGCCGCCCTCTCCCTTCCGGTGTCCGCCCAGGTCATGACCGTCGAGGAATCGGTGGTGATGGATTACCGTCCGGCCGTCGCACGGATCGAGGCGGCGGACTCTGCCACCGCCCGCTCGCGGCTGCAGGGCGTCATCTCCCGCCTGTCCATCGATGAAGGCGATGTCGTGGACGCCGGCGAACTGGTGGCGGTCGTTACCGACGCGACCATCGCCCCCAGCATCTCCGCGCTCGCCTCCCGTATCCAGGGCTTGCAGGCGCAGATCCGACAGGCCGAGGAAGACCTGACCCGGAATGAGGCCCTGTTCGAGCAGGGCTTCTTCCCGAAGGCGCGGCTTGATGAGCAGCGCACAAATCTGGACGTCCTGAAGCGCAACCTCTCTTCATCGCAGTCTGAGCGCAACGCGCTTAGCGCCCGGCAGGCCGAAGGCCGCATCCTGGCCCCGGCGAATGCCAAGGTGACCAGCGTGAACGTCGTGGAAGGATCAGTCGTTTCGCCGGGCGAAATCATTGCCTCCTTTGCGACGGTGAATGGCGTCGTGCGCCTGTCTCTTCCGGAACGCCATGCAGCGCAGATCAAAGAAGGCGAGACCTTCGCCCTGCGACTGCCGACCCGCGGCGACGACGTGCGGACCGCCACGATTGTCAAAATCTATCCCGAACTGCGCAATGGCGAACTGATTGCTGACGCCACCGTGCCCGGCGGGCTCGACGCCCTCGTCGGCGAACGGGTCGACGTGCTGGCCCCGGTCGGTGAACGCCGCGCCATCCTCGTGCCGAAGGACTATGTCTCCACCCGCTATGGCGTGGATTTCGTCCGTGTGCAGGTGGGTGACCGGTTCGTCGATGCGCCGATCGCGCTCGCCGCGCCGCTGGCTGACACCGAAGGCAAATATGAAGTGCTCACCGGCCTGAAGCCCGGGGACAAAATCGAAAAGCCGGAGTAA